The proteins below are encoded in one region of Timaviella obliquedivisa GSE-PSE-MK23-08B:
- a CDS encoding polysaccharide deacetylase family protein yields MQLAPVYPLLYKVLKPVFPGCLWSGRSDIKAIALTIDDGPHPAHTLRLLKVLEHYQIQANFFWLGVCVQRFPEIARAVWQQGHWIGLHGYDHRSFPQLSSVALQQSLVETQQAIAQSCQLDFIEVQQRIRDVRPPNGLFLPQTLVDLERWNYRPVMWSVVPEDWVRPGIEVAARRILSQVQNGSLIVLHDGCCGGDDVAAIAAQVIPLLLQQGYQFVTIDELWQQRLLPLPTSTK; encoded by the coding sequence GTGCAGCTAGCTCCTGTTTATCCTCTGTTATATAAGGTTCTTAAACCTGTGTTCCCAGGTTGCCTATGGTCAGGGCGATCGGACATCAAAGCGATCGCCCTCACTATTGATGATGGGCCGCACCCTGCTCATACTCTGCGGCTTCTGAAAGTCCTTGAGCACTACCAGATACAAGCTAACTTTTTCTGGTTGGGGGTTTGTGTACAACGCTTTCCAGAAATTGCGAGAGCCGTTTGGCAGCAGGGTCACTGGATTGGACTCCATGGCTATGATCATCGCTCTTTTCCGCAGCTTTCATCAGTGGCGTTACAACAAAGTTTAGTTGAAACCCAACAGGCGATCGCCCAATCTTGCCAACTCGATTTTATTGAGGTTCAACAGCGTATCCGAGATGTGCGTCCGCCTAATGGATTGTTTCTGCCACAGACTCTTGTTGATCTAGAGCGGTGGAACTATCGCCCTGTGATGTGGAGTGTCGTTCCTGAAGACTGGGTGCGTCCAGGAATAGAGGTGGCGGCTAGACGAATCTTAAGTCAGGTGCAAAATGGCTCATTGATTGTGCTGCACGATGGCTGTTGTGGCGGCGATGATGTGGCGGCGATCGCGGCTCAGGTCATTCCGCTTCTTCTACAACAAGGGTATCAATTTGTGACGATCGATGAACTTTGGCAACAGCGCCTCTTACCTCTGCCAACAAGCACAAAATAA
- a CDS encoding CPBP family intramembrane metalloprotease has protein sequence MFSKVVACNSYSLLIFVCNFLFVIIKVSQQTPPTPSTETLTRIQILIAMGVTAVVLLIVSRLWLLFDPTEMLPMRWAGGRSLLIGIALGLGITAASAIAYRVWAAYRQSADFYLAMVLKPLNWIDLIWLGLLPGMSEELLFRGVMLPAIGLTWFGVLISSACFGVMHFSGSQHLPYVIWATIMGGVLGYSAVATGSLLVPIAAHVTTNLVSACLWKLDRSR, from the coding sequence ATGTTTTCTAAAGTGGTAGCGTGTAATTCATACTCTCTTTTAATTTTCGTTTGTAATTTTCTGTTTGTAATTATAAAAGTGTCCCAGCAAACCCCTCCCACTCCTAGCACCGAGACACTCACGCGCATTCAAATTTTGATTGCGATGGGAGTGACTGCCGTTGTGTTGCTCATTGTTTCTCGCCTATGGCTACTTTTTGACCCAACTGAAATGCTGCCGATGAGGTGGGCGGGAGGACGATCGCTCCTTATAGGCATTGCTCTGGGGCTAGGAATTACGGCAGCTAGCGCGATCGCCTATCGGGTTTGGGCTGCCTATCGCCAAAGTGCAGACTTTTACCTGGCAATGGTGCTCAAACCGCTCAACTGGATAGACTTGATTTGGCTAGGCTTACTCCCTGGCATGAGCGAAGAGCTACTGTTTCGAGGGGTGATGCTGCCTGCAATTGGCTTGACCTGGTTCGGCGTTCTCATTTCCAGCGCTTGCTTTGGTGTGATGCACTTTAGCGGTAGTCAACACCTTCCCTACGTCATTTGGGCAACGATCATGGGTGGAGTTTTGGGCTACAGTGCGGTGGCTACCGGAAGTTTACTAGTTCCCATTGCCGCTCATGTCACAACAAATTTAGTCTCCGCCTGTCTGTGGAAACTCGATAGAAGCCGTTGA
- the lgt gene encoding prolipoprotein diacylglyceryl transferase, giving the protein MTQSEMAQLASPGPMIGSLPIRWYGLLIASAVLIGVSLSTYLAKRRGVNPDLISDLAIWLVVAAIPCARLYYVAFEWESYASRPAEILAIWHGGIAIHGALIGGALASLIFAKLNKISFWVLADLVAPSVILGQAIGRWGNFFNSEAFGRPTDLPWKLYIPPAQRPNDYAQFEYFHPTFLYESLWNLGVFAILLTLFFRGLKPHSKLKNGTLILTYLLAYSLGRFWIEGLRMDSLMLGSLRIAQFVSLLGIVLGSGGLFWLYKMRRSLPDVISPDASLGNSSSGRTKV; this is encoded by the coding sequence ATGACTCAATCGGAGATGGCTCAACTCGCTTCTCCAGGGCCCATGATTGGTTCTTTGCCGATTCGCTGGTATGGGTTGCTGATCGCCTCTGCGGTTTTAATTGGGGTTAGTTTATCGACCTATTTGGCAAAACGGCGCGGCGTAAACCCAGATTTGATCAGTGACTTGGCAATTTGGTTGGTCGTTGCTGCTATTCCCTGTGCGCGGCTTTACTATGTTGCGTTTGAGTGGGAAAGTTATGCTTCTCGTCCGGCAGAGATCTTGGCAATTTGGCATGGAGGCATTGCCATTCATGGAGCGCTGATTGGTGGTGCGCTTGCCAGCTTAATTTTTGCCAAGCTGAACAAAATTTCGTTTTGGGTGCTAGCCGATTTAGTTGCACCGTCTGTAATTTTGGGTCAGGCGATCGGGCGATGGGGTAATTTTTTCAACTCTGAGGCATTTGGTCGTCCGACCGATTTGCCTTGGAAGTTGTACATTCCTCCAGCCCAACGACCCAATGATTATGCTCAGTTTGAGTACTTCCACCCTACGTTTCTTTACGAATCGCTGTGGAACTTGGGTGTATTTGCTATTTTGCTAACGCTGTTTTTTCGGGGGTTGAAGCCCCACAGTAAGCTCAAGAATGGCACCTTAATTCTTACCTACTTGTTAGCGTATAGCTTGGGACGGTTTTGGATTGAAGGACTGCGGATGGATAGTTTAATGCTAGGATCTTTGCGGATTGCTCAATTTGTTAGCTTGTTAGGCATTGTTTTGGGGAGTGGAGGATTGTTTTGGCTGTACAAAATGCGACGATCGCTCCCCGATGTGATTTCACCAGATGCATCTTTAGGAAACTCCTCTTCAGGCAGAACTAAAGTTTAA
- the cobM gene encoding precorrin-4 C(11)-methyltransferase, with amino-acid sequence MSTIRLEPKVYIVGAGPGDPDLLTVKAQTLLQNADVILFADSLVPRQILQWVQPDAEVIRTANKTLEEILPLMIDRVRSRLSVVRLHSGDPSLYSAASEQMQALAAAEIPFEVIPGISAFQLAAARLKVELTVPELVQTIILTRISGHTRVPETEDLSALAAHQATLCLYLSARHVQAAQNKLMQHYPSDCPVAVCFRLGWQDEKLWVVPLSEMTAITERENLVRTTLYVISPALELAGNVDGSGFKGNRFKNDGGRSRLYNPDHAHIFRPKEP; translated from the coding sequence ATGAGTACTATTCGTTTAGAGCCAAAAGTGTACATTGTGGGTGCAGGGCCCGGTGACCCCGATTTATTGACCGTAAAGGCTCAAACGCTTTTGCAAAATGCCGACGTAATTCTGTTTGCCGACTCCCTTGTGCCCCGCCAAATTTTGCAGTGGGTGCAGCCGGATGCAGAAGTCATTCGGACTGCCAATAAGACTTTAGAGGAAATTTTGCCTTTAATGATTGACCGAGTGCGATCGCGTCTTTCGGTCGTGCGGCTTCATTCAGGCGATCCTAGTCTCTATAGTGCTGCCTCCGAGCAAATGCAGGCACTCGCGGCTGCCGAAATTCCTTTTGAAGTGATTCCTGGCATTAGTGCCTTTCAACTTGCGGCTGCTCGTCTTAAGGTAGAGTTGACGGTTCCCGAGCTGGTGCAGACTATTATTCTGACACGCATCAGCGGACATACCCGTGTTCCTGAAACAGAAGACCTTAGTGCCCTCGCAGCCCATCAAGCGACCCTTTGCCTTTACCTTAGTGCCCGCCATGTCCAAGCCGCGCAAAATAAGCTGATGCAGCACTATCCCAGCGATTGCCCGGTGGCAGTTTGCTTTCGTTTAGGCTGGCAAGATGAAAAGCTTTGGGTGGTGCCGCTGAGCGAAATGACAGCAATTACAGAGCGAGAAAACTTGGTGAGGACAACCCTATATGTGATCAGTCCGGCGTTGGAACTGGCGGGAAATGTGGATGGCAGCGGGTTTAAAGGAAACAGATTTAAGAACGATGGGGGGCGATCGCGTCTTTATAATCCTGACCACGCACATATTTTTCGCCCCAAAGAACCTTAG
- the crtD gene encoding C-3',4' desaturase CrtD: MESLRTNAKRRVVVVGAGIGGLTAAALLAHRGYQVLVLDQAIVPGGCASTFQRRGFTFDVGATQVAGLEPGGIHHRIFSELDIESPAATFCDPACAVYLPGETEPISVWRDPDRWKAERQRQFPGSEPFWQLLSDLFRYSWAFQSRDPILPPRNVWDFLQLVQAVRPDTLMTLPYTFSTVGQMLRLYRLGNDRRLKTFLDLQLKLYSQVNSDETALLYAATALGVSQAPLGLYHLQGSMQALSDRLVTSLERDGGKLLMRHSVQKINGDPLRASATARSVEIRDQKTGEVWTEPADHVVANVTVQNLVQLLGDQVSPGYQHRVEKLPSASGAFVVYLGVKQAAIPPNCPPHLQFLYDYEGPIAENNSLFVSVSHAGDGRAPEGCATVIASSFTDPTAWAQCQDYEGLKQQYTETAIARLSQFFDLTSDTVVYTEAATPRTFAQYTGRDRGVVGGIGQRVGTFGPFGFANRTPIQNLWLVGDSTHPGEGTAGVSYSALTVVRQIEAGEQ, encoded by the coding sequence ATGGAAAGTCTTCGCACAAACGCAAAGCGTCGAGTGGTCGTTGTGGGAGCCGGAATTGGGGGATTGACGGCAGCGGCGCTTCTAGCACATCGGGGCTATCAGGTATTGGTGCTAGACCAAGCGATCGTTCCAGGTGGCTGCGCTTCTACATTTCAGCGGCGCGGCTTTACATTTGATGTGGGCGCGACCCAAGTAGCTGGACTGGAACCCGGCGGTATTCACCACCGAATTTTTTCAGAACTAGACATTGAGTCGCCTGCCGCTACCTTCTGTGATCCGGCTTGCGCCGTGTATCTGCCGGGTGAAACTGAACCCATTAGCGTTTGGCGTGACCCCGATCGCTGGAAAGCCGAGCGCCAACGTCAGTTTCCGGGCAGTGAACCCTTCTGGCAGTTATTGTCCGATCTATTTCGCTATAGCTGGGCGTTTCAATCCCGCGATCCAATTTTACCGCCGCGTAATGTCTGGGATTTTCTGCAACTGGTGCAAGCCGTTCGCCCCGATACGCTGATGACGTTGCCCTATACTTTTTCCACGGTGGGGCAAATGTTGCGCTTGTATCGCTTAGGGAACGATCGCCGCCTCAAAACTTTTCTGGATTTGCAGCTAAAGCTTTACTCTCAAGTAAATTCTGACGAGACCGCTTTACTGTATGCAGCAACTGCTCTGGGCGTTTCGCAAGCGCCCTTGGGGCTATATCACTTGCAGGGCAGCATGCAGGCATTGAGCGATCGCCTCGTGACTTCCCTAGAGCGGGATGGCGGTAAGCTGTTAATGCGCCATTCTGTGCAGAAAATTAACGGCGACCCCTTGCGGGCATCGGCAACCGCTCGCAGCGTCGAGATTCGCGACCAAAAAACGGGCGAAGTTTGGACAGAACCCGCTGATCATGTGGTGGCAAACGTCACCGTTCAAAACCTGGTGCAGCTTCTGGGCGACCAAGTTTCCCCCGGATATCAGCACCGAGTCGAAAAACTGCCCTCTGCTTCGGGTGCCTTTGTCGTGTACCTGGGTGTTAAGCAAGCCGCGATTCCTCCAAACTGCCCGCCCCATCTGCAATTTTTGTATGACTATGAGGGTCCCATTGCTGAAAATAACTCTCTCTTTGTTTCTGTAAGCCATGCAGGAGATGGGCGCGCTCCAGAAGGGTGTGCTACGGTGATTGCTTCTTCGTTTACTGATCCAACTGCCTGGGCACAGTGCCAGGATTACGAAGGGTTAAAGCAGCAGTACACCGAAACGGCAATCGCCCGTTTATCGCAGTTTTTTGACCTCACCTCCGATACAGTGGTCTACACTGAAGCCGCCACGCCCAGAACCTTTGCGCAATATACAGGGCGCGATCGCGGCGTAGTCGGCGGCATTGGGCAGCGAGTCGGAACATTTGGGCCCTTCGGTTTTGCCAATCGCACACCCATTCAGAATCTTTGGCTAGTGGGCGACTCTACCCACCCCGGCGAAGGAACCGCTGGGGTCAGCTATTCAGCATTAACTGTTGTCCGCCAGATTGAGGCAGGGGAGCAGTAA
- a CDS encoding divalent-cation tolerance protein CutA translates to MQDLEQANLKQNSLKQYGLVLVTASSQSEGEAIAQALLQFKLAACVSLMPIHSLYTWNGKVHNEAEWQLMIKTDLRNFSQLEAKVRELHSYEVPEIIALPIDLGSSPYLSWISEQMIQG, encoded by the coding sequence ATGCAAGATTTAGAACAGGCTAATTTAAAACAGAACAGCTTAAAACAATACGGTTTAGTGTTAGTGACCGCATCTTCCCAAAGCGAGGGAGAAGCGATCGCCCAGGCTCTCCTTCAGTTTAAGCTGGCTGCGTGTGTTAGTTTAATGCCCATTCACTCGCTCTATACCTGGAACGGCAAAGTCCATAACGAAGCCGAATGGCAACTGATGATCAAAACCGATCTACGCAACTTTTCACAGCTTGAAGCCAAAGTGCGAGAACTCCACTCCTACGAAGTTCCTGAGATTATTGCATTACCTATTGATCTCGGGTCATCGCCCTATCTAAGCTGGATTTCTGAGCAGATGATCCAGGGTTAA
- a CDS encoding DUF2834 domain-containing protein — translation MQKKIALWALWLGFIIYAFFLAPPESPETWTVIQNLSTGKFQGINPLVISVFNLLGVIPLLYSCLIYIDGRVQKVPAWPFSVGSFVVGAFALIPYLALREPNDTFVGQKNAWLKIMDSRWTGGIVAIATLTLLFYGLMNGDWNDFVQQWQTSRFVNVTSLDFCLVCLLFPVLLGDDMTRRGLKDRRIFWAVALVPLLGAIAYVTLRPPLIVPEN, via the coding sequence ATGCAGAAAAAAATTGCGCTCTGGGCACTTTGGCTGGGATTTATCATTTACGCCTTTTTCCTAGCCCCTCCTGAAAGTCCTGAAACCTGGACAGTGATTCAAAATCTTTCTACAGGCAAATTCCAAGGTATCAACCCTCTAGTGATTTCTGTATTCAATCTTCTGGGTGTTATACCGTTACTGTATAGCTGTTTAATCTACATTGACGGCAGAGTGCAAAAGGTTCCAGCTTGGCCTTTCTCAGTCGGTTCATTTGTGGTGGGGGCTTTTGCCCTAATTCCTTACCTGGCACTACGCGAACCGAATGATACGTTTGTAGGGCAGAAGAATGCGTGGTTGAAGATCATGGATTCGCGATGGACAGGAGGAATAGTCGCGATCGCGACTCTCACTCTGTTATTTTACGGACTAATGAACGGGGATTGGAATGATTTTGTGCAACAGTGGCAAACCAGCCGATTCGTTAATGTGACAAGCTTGGATTTTTGTTTAGTGTGCTTGCTGTTTCCCGTTTTGCTAGGAGACGACATGACCCGAAGAGGCTTAAAAGATCGACGAATTTTTTGGGCGGTTGCGCTCGTGCCGTTACTGGGAGCGATCGCCTATGTCACACTGCGTCCACCTTTAATAGTTCCAGAAAATTAA
- a CDS encoding RNA-binding protein, translated as MSIYVGNLAYGVTQDELSKVFAEHGTVKSLSLPTDRETGKVRGFAFVEMEAETEETAAIEALDGAEWMGRDMRVSKARPREDNKRSFSGDRGGDNRDGFSRSGGGNRW; from the coding sequence ATGTCTATTTATGTTGGAAACCTCGCTTATGGGGTCACTCAGGACGAACTATCGAAAGTTTTTGCAGAGCATGGAACGGTCAAAAGCTTGTCTTTGCCCACCGATCGGGAAACGGGTAAAGTCCGAGGCTTTGCCTTTGTAGAAATGGAAGCTGAAACCGAGGAAACAGCAGCCATTGAAGCCCTAGATGGCGCTGAGTGGATGGGTCGTGATATGCGAGTCAGCAAAGCCAGACCCCGTGAAGACAATAAGCGTTCTTTCTCTGGCGATCGCGGAGGTGACAACCGGGATGGCTTCAGTCGTTCGGGTGGTGGGAATCGCTGGTAA
- a CDS encoding carboxylate-amine ligase: MQGLTFSSNESLEKVTKIQQLQMQLRDRWLSVDEFDTEENDVLVIPSLSLDQRELLKVKGVHYYEERLLFSIIRLRNPRTRVIYITSQPIHPNVVDYYLQLLPGVPFPHARDRLLLLSTHDAALKPLTQKILERPRLLAQLRQLIRHDKAYLTCYNSTPLEQELALQLNIPLLALDPNLLYWGTKSGSREAFAEATIPHPDGSALVWTVEELAQVTVDLWERQPTLKRIVIKLNEGFSGEGNALLDLRSLSKIAPGQASTAERVAVIGDRFQSLSFQCDTETWTNFSSRIPELGAIAEAFIEGDEKRSPSVQGCINPNGEVEILSTHDQILGGPDGQIFLGCSFPADATYRLALQEYGTKVGKVLAAKGVLERFSVDFVAVHHPQDSSQRYSSHTQWELQAIEINIRKGGTTHPFMTLKLVTQGQYDNETGLFCNQHGKPKYYVATDNLQNDAYKGLLPHDLIDIIAQQHLHFNSTTETGSIFHLAGCLSEFGKVGVTSIGNSPTEAEALYKQVIQALDDAVLN, from the coding sequence ATGCAAGGTCTTACTTTTTCTTCAAATGAATCGTTAGAAAAAGTTACAAAAATTCAGCAGTTGCAGATGCAATTACGCGATCGCTGGCTGTCGGTTGATGAATTTGATACGGAAGAAAATGATGTGTTAGTCATTCCTTCTCTCAGCTTAGATCAACGCGAACTCCTGAAAGTAAAAGGCGTTCATTATTACGAAGAAAGGCTGTTGTTTTCTATTATTCGTCTTCGCAATCCGCGTACCCGCGTCATTTATATTACCTCGCAACCGATTCATCCTAATGTCGTTGATTATTACCTGCAATTGTTACCTGGCGTGCCTTTCCCCCATGCCCGCGATCGCCTCCTCTTGCTGTCTACCCACGATGCCGCGCTGAAGCCACTAACCCAGAAAATTCTAGAACGCCCTCGTCTACTCGCGCAATTACGGCAACTGATTCGGCATGATAAAGCCTATCTCACCTGCTACAATTCCACGCCATTAGAACAAGAGTTGGCGCTACAACTCAATATTCCGCTGTTGGCGCTCGACCCCAATTTGCTGTATTGGGGAACTAAAAGCGGCAGCCGCGAAGCCTTTGCCGAAGCAACAATTCCTCATCCTGATGGCAGTGCCCTCGTGTGGACGGTGGAGGAACTAGCGCAAGTCACGGTCGATTTATGGGAGCGACAGCCTACTCTCAAGCGAATTGTCATTAAGCTCAATGAGGGCTTTTCGGGAGAGGGCAATGCGCTGTTGGATTTGCGATCGCTGTCAAAAATTGCCCCTGGGCAGGCTTCGACGGCTGAACGAGTGGCGGTAATTGGCGATCGCTTCCAGTCTCTTAGCTTCCAATGCGACACCGAAACCTGGACAAACTTTAGCAGCCGCATTCCAGAACTAGGCGCGATCGCTGAAGCTTTCATCGAAGGAGACGAGAAGCGATCGCCCAGCGTTCAAGGCTGCATTAATCCCAATGGCGAGGTTGAAATCTTATCGACCCACGATCAAATACTCGGCGGCCCCGACGGACAAATATTTTTAGGATGCAGCTTTCCTGCCGATGCGACCTATCGCCTAGCTCTGCAAGAGTACGGCACTAAAGTTGGCAAAGTTTTGGCAGCAAAGGGCGTGCTAGAGCGATTCAGTGTAGATTTTGTGGCAGTGCATCATCCTCAAGATTCATCTCAGCGTTATTCATCTCACACACAATGGGAGTTACAGGCGATCGAGATCAACATTCGCAAGGGCGGCACAACTCATCCATTTATGACGCTCAAGCTAGTAACTCAAGGGCAATATGATAATGAAACGGGCTTGTTTTGCAACCAGCATGGCAAACCTAAGTATTATGTGGCGACCGATAATTTACAAAACGACGCGTACAAAGGGCTTCTTCCCCATGACTTAATCGATATTATTGCCCAGCAGCATCTCCACTTCAATAGCACTACGGAGACGGGTAGCATTTTTCACCTGGCAGGCTGTCTTTCAGAATTTGGCAAGGTTGGCGTGACCAGCATTGGCAATTCACCCACAGAAGCAGAAGCTCTCTATAAACAGGTAATCCAAGCGTTAGATGACGCGGTGCTGAATTGA
- a CDS encoding alpha/beta fold hydrolase encodes MVTQTSVSPVEFSTPFDVQTWIWQDHQIRYTVLGEGRPLILIHGFGASMGHWRKNIPVLAEAGYRVFAIDLLGFGRSDKALIRYSVELWEEMLTDFWTAKVQEPAVFVGNSIGALLSLMMLTHHPEMAAGGVLLNAAGGLNHRPEELKAPLRLVMGAFTKLVSSELIGGFLFDRIRQKSRLKKTLGQVYFDRTAITDELVEILYQPSCDPGAQKVFASILTAPPGPRPEELLPQVTQPLLVIWGEADPWTPIAGSKLYQTLAEKSPEQVQFVAIPDTGHCPHDERPEIVNAAILNWLATG; translated from the coding sequence GTGGTTACCCAAACATCAGTTTCTCCTGTTGAGTTTTCTACTCCCTTCGATGTTCAGACCTGGATTTGGCAAGATCATCAGATTCGCTACACCGTTTTGGGTGAAGGACGACCTTTAATTCTGATTCATGGCTTTGGAGCCTCAATGGGGCACTGGCGAAAAAATATTCCTGTGCTTGCTGAAGCAGGCTATAGGGTTTTTGCGATCGATCTCCTGGGGTTCGGGCGATCGGATAAGGCGCTGATTCGCTACTCGGTTGAACTCTGGGAAGAAATGCTTACCGACTTTTGGACGGCAAAAGTTCAGGAACCTGCTGTGTTCGTGGGTAACTCGATTGGGGCACTGCTGAGTTTAATGATGTTGACCCATCATCCTGAAATGGCGGCAGGTGGCGTACTTTTGAACGCGGCGGGCGGCTTGAACCATCGTCCTGAGGAACTGAAAGCGCCCCTGAGATTGGTGATGGGCGCTTTCACCAAATTGGTGAGTTCAGAACTTATTGGTGGCTTTTTGTTCGATCGCATTCGTCAAAAATCTCGACTCAAGAAAACTCTAGGGCAGGTCTATTTCGATCGCACTGCCATCACCGATGAACTAGTAGAAATTCTCTACCAACCTTCCTGTGATCCGGGCGCCCAAAAGGTTTTTGCCTCTATTCTGACTGCCCCTCCTGGGCCCCGTCCTGAAGAACTTTTGCCTCAAGTCACTCAGCCTTTGTTAGTAATTTGGGGTGAAGCCGACCCTTGGACTCCGATCGCAGGTTCTAAGCTTTATCAAACACTTGCTGAAAAATCTCCTGAACAAGTTCAGTTTGTCGCCATTCCTGACACAGGGCACTGTCCTCACGATGAGCGTCCAGAAATCGTTAATGCTGCCATCTTAAATTGGCTTGCTACGGGTTAA
- a CDS encoding lipase produces the protein MITPTIILPGYLAGAKPYQEMASSLQSMGIPAVIVPLQRRDWLPTVGGRSMLPILQKLDQTVQQVMAESGSDRVNLVGHSAGGWVARIYLGELPYDVHAANAGQVCLWKAWAFVNTLITLGTPHVSQERWTKRNLDFVKNNYPGAFYDSVRYVCVAGKASYGDRTWQSWFTYSSYELTCGQGNCWGDGITPVESAHLAGAENITLENVWHSPRPQKLWYGTPEVVKAWATYLPGNTSLPGNTR, from the coding sequence ATGATAACTCCTACAATCATTTTGCCGGGTTATTTAGCAGGGGCTAAGCCTTATCAAGAAATGGCATCCAGCTTGCAAAGTATGGGTATTCCTGCGGTTATTGTGCCGTTGCAGCGACGTGACTGGTTGCCTACGGTGGGCGGGCGATCGATGTTACCCATTTTGCAAAAGCTGGATCAAACCGTGCAGCAAGTGATGGCAGAATCAGGGAGCGATCGCGTTAACTTGGTCGGTCATTCTGCCGGAGGGTGGGTAGCTCGAATTTATTTAGGAGAACTTCCTTACGACGTTCATGCTGCCAATGCTGGACAAGTTTGTCTTTGGAAAGCTTGGGCGTTTGTCAATACGCTGATCACCCTAGGAACGCCCCACGTCAGCCAAGAGCGCTGGACGAAACGCAACCTTGATTTTGTCAAAAATAATTATCCAGGCGCATTTTATGACAGTGTGCGCTATGTCTGTGTGGCTGGAAAAGCGAGCTATGGCGATCGCACCTGGCAAAGCTGGTTTACCTACAGCAGCTACGAGCTCACCTGCGGTCAGGGCAATTGTTGGGGCGATGGCATTACGCCCGTTGAGTCGGCGCATTTAGCAGGGGCAGAAAATATTACGTTAGAAAATGTTTGGCACTCTCCCCGTCCACAGAAGCTCTGGTATGGTACGCCAGAAGTTGTGAAGGCTTGGGCAACCTATTTGCCTGGAAATACAAGTTTGCCTGGAAATACAAGGTAG